The following is a genomic window from Solanum lycopersicum chromosome 6, SLM_r2.1.
aaaaaaaaacaataaatattattttgaataaagaaaataggaaaagtatattttgtataaacttATTGTAGGAAAAGTAGCAAAACGACAAgtgaaagaaaatagaaatacaaTCAATATAACATCGGTAGTAAGGGAGAGAAGAGTTGgtttgtaaaaaatttaaatgtgcCAACTGGGAGTCGAAACCAGATGCACAACATTACGAAGGACCTTGAGCACCCACAAACAGCCACTGCGCCAATCAAACAATTTATTCTATGGGTGCTCGTTGTTTAGTTTTATACTATTCCGCCTAATttctatagaaatatatttagttgGACACAGAGATAaggtgctcgagcacccgggAGTACCTATGTGAGTCAGTCCCCGTGCATGATGCCAGTAGACAGCTATGAGATGGTAGATGCACAATGCAATAATATAGTTGTACAAGATCAACTTCCAGTTCCAAGGATATCCCTTTATTACCATATAAGATGTTCTATCTAAGACTCAATGGAAAGGACATTTCAAAAGTAAAATTTCAGAAAGGAACTGTCAAATGAGAAAAGTACACTTCCACAATACAGTTTTGAAACAAGCTATAGTTGAAAAGAATCACTTGTTGTCAACTTGAGATATAATCTACACCTTCCTTTATAAAGTAAGGGTTGAGATATACACTACActattcaaaatgaaaaaagaaatcgATCCATTTTGATACAAGGAAATCCACAACAGTAGTCAAACAACAAGGATGAAGGGAAGCCTTACCACACTTCTTGCAGTGGAAGAAGTTTTCTCGACCACCGACCCTGTTTCACCAATTGCGTATAAGTACCACAGGTGACATATATGTTGTTTAGAGAGTTGGAACAAGTACCGAAGTGTAAGAGCAGAATGGAGGCTGAATACAATATTATTTAGTGCATTCACCTGCAAATTCCACAGTCATCACAGTGAAACTGCCCCTTTGTTCTCTGCAAGAAAAGTAATTACTTAAATACAAATGAATTAAATACATTTATATGGTTACTCTAGCATCCAAAAATAGAACAATCtaatttaagagaaaaataaaatagtagaaTTACATTGTCATCGTAAAATCTACAAATTTCACAATAGTACTCCCCAAATTTGACGCCACACTCTGAACAGATCTCAGCAACCTATTTAACACAAGccagaaaaaaattatcacagaCTACAACGGCTGAAAAGTCCATAAACTTGAGACACTCAAATGATAGATAAGTGTAGCAACAGAGCTTAACAGACCTGTTGTTCAGTGTCGCATACAGCACAAACAACCTGTAGCAAAAAATCAGATCCAACATCAATCCCCATAAAAGTTCTGAGTACTCATGAACTAAAATCTTATCATCCGAGGAAATCAATAATATGAGTTTTACACGTACTTGCTTAACATTGTGGCGCACAAGTTCGTGCCGTTCCTTGGGATTGGTCAAAGCATTCTGATTCCAACAAACACAAGCTTCAGTAAAAACCACACAGTGTTTATAAAACAAGGAAGGTCCTTTAACCGTTTTAAAATATGGAACTGACAATAGTAAGGCCTCTTACTATTATAATGAAGCAATAGCACCAGACCATTACAGAAGAGCGGAACTGACTTACAAAGTTAGTATGTATGTTCGATCCAGAGAATCCCACATTAAGAGCAAAAGAGAAAATGAGTATTTGTCCATGTATTTCCTATAAAATACTTGTGTTCGCATGTGAAAACTGGAAATTGGTTTTTCATAGATATTATGGATGTATTTTGACCTGCGActtgttaattaaattttactatttggGACAGCTAATTAGCAACAGAACATATATGTAAAGACTGTTTAGGTTTTCCCAATAAGGATAGACTATGTTCTACTTCAAAATAAGTGAGCAGTGGCTGTTGGTAGtgtttttataagaaaaaagataagaaaagcAGCAAGCACCTTGGCCTCGTTGTGGCAGTGACGGCAAGTGAATATTTCATTGCAACAAGGGGCTCGGAGTTTACAGCGTCGCCGATAATGATCACATCTATTTAAAGGACAGAGAATATGAATCATTATACAATTTTGACAGGAAAATTAACACAAAGTGGTATATGCATAATTATGTACCCATAAAGCAACTTTCCGACATCTTGTCTATCGAGCTCCTCTTCGGGCGGCGGCGGTTGATCAACGACAAAATTCTCACCGTCTTCGTCCATGTAAAAGGTTCGAGAGTAGAGGTATGTGGTGAAATTTGGTTGCGTGTGGCCAAATGGTGCGGTGcggtatatatcaagtatttaAGGGTGGGTTCTCTTCAAGATCCACTATTCAAATTCATACTGGGCCCATTTAACATAAAACTTTTGCTACAGTATAAGTTATGTTTGTTAAAATTCATTAATGACACTAACCTATTGAAATTAATCATAAATAGGACTTCTTCATATTCATGTCATTTACAAATGAACCGTatgtattgaaaaaatataattgtccATATAGATTGTAGAAAATTTTGTGTaatgaatttataaaaaattatttgtgtttGTACTTAAAAGGAGGATAGTTATTGTACGATTGCAGGTATGATAACAATTACGGAGGATGTTGAACAAATGGAGAATTTGCACAAACAATGTGGCAAAGGTTTGCATGAGGTTAGGCATCGGAAAAGTAGAACTCTTAGAAGCTTATTAGTCAAATGCAAAATTTCAAAGACCAAAATTATGTGGCTGCATATATCCTTAAAATTATGTCACCTATAGTTATATGGGAGCTACAGAGGGCTTAGGTGCTGCTCTGAATCATCAACGGATGCGACATTCCTAATCACTTTCAACATCTATCAACTTATCAAAGCTAGTATGGTTGAGAAGATCGTAAGAGTGGTCAAGTGAATTAAACCCTCTTTCCCTGAACACCaatgaatcatataataatGGAACTTGTGGTGGGGGAGGTGTATGTAGGGGATTATCGAGGAAGAGCTAATGATTTGAGGCTTTATCATTGCTGAGGTAGACTCTTTACTGTTGCTTAATTGCACCATCAATGTCTGTGCAATCACCTGGAGAATCGAAACCACAGTCAAACAGATAAAAAATCTTATAGGCATATATGATATTTCTATTCAACATTGCTTCAGAAAAACTAATAAAGTTATTGACAACTTAGTTTCCCTAAGTCACTCACTTACTGATGTACAAATCTAGATCTACTCTCACTTCAACACCATCCCTAGAATAGTGAAAAGGAATCTCTACATAGATGGGTTGAAAGTCCTTCCTGAAAGTATAAAAGCGTAAAGCAAATACTTTGAGTTGTGATCCCCTTGAATCCAGAGGCGTATCCAGAATTTTGGTTAGATGGGTGCACAATTACGAAAAAATtgtatcataaatataaatttgatcgATTTAACATTTAAGTTCTTAATATGAAgcataaaattttacaaattataggttcaaaatatatagtactactagttttaaattttaatgtacCATTTGgcttaattatataaaaaaaaagtttatagtgctaattttttttaggaattTTCAATAAACacacttgaaaattttgaaagattaaatggaaaaaaattagcaaaatcAGTTGAAACGTCAAATATGTAACTGATAACCACTTGGAGAGAAGTGCACAcaattcattattatattatcatatGATACTTAAAACATGAACTCACACacctatatttaaatttttttgaaaaatataacacTAGTCTATATGATGTAGAGAGGAGAGCATGGGTTCACGTGAAGCCACGACACCCCTTCTAGACACGCCTCTGCTTAAACCTCTCTGATTTGTACTAATGATTGTTTAGCTTAGATCTTTTGTGCACTTTTGTGTTTAGTTTGACTGTGTAACCAATCTCTCAAGAAGGTATATATGATTTATCCTGCTTcttcaaatataatttctttttcaatggCAATCAATATAAATggtaatacatataaaaaaaataaagattaaataCTCGAAAAGTAggcaaatatatttaaaaaataaagattaaataCTCAAAAAGTAGGTAAGCATAGAGGGAGACTAATAAATTCACCAGATTTCTGTTTTGTTGTAGAATTAGGCAGATGGTAATTGAGGAAACTATTACTGTACTACATTTGCAGTATAGGTAAGGATAATATCATTGAATttgtttgttgttattataCAGGAATAAATAGATAGAGTAATAAATTATGTTGAAATATAACTACGGGGTGGAGGGACATGATTTCAACATTTTGATCCAGTTCATGAACGTATAGATTTTCCTTTCCCTCTGAATCACGATCCAGTTCATGAACGTACACATTCGAGCAAACTCAACATTCATCATTACTCCATTTTCCAGAAAATAATCAGCTAGCTACTGCACATCAAATACCACAAAAAGAAACATTTGAAAGTTGTGGAGCCATACAATGAATGATTTTCATTTGATTCAAAGAAATATCATTGGCTTAATTACTTAATGCCCTTCTCTTTTGATAAGATGAGTAGAAACATGACCTACTCAAAACTGTGAACCAATGTATTGGAGGAGCTTCTCAATATTCTTGTTAGCCATACACAAACTGTTTGATTGTTAGACACGTCAAAGATTAGGGCATGGTGTTGGTTCAGGAATTAGAAATGCAGTAATTAATTATGTAAGATTTGGTTATTCCACATTTCACACCGCAACCTAAAATAGTAGGTTGAACAAATGGTAATATATTTTCAGGTTAAGATATTATTGCCCACATTAGTAATCCAGGGGTTGCAAGGACAATATAGAAACACCAAAGCATAAGATTTACACAAAGATGTGGCGCTTAAGAGACAATCAGGAATATCAAGGGAAAAAAGTGCACGGCTGAAATATTTACTGAAAGGGAAATTCAAGTGCCACCTTCTGAAAAAAAGTGGTGATATACTAACAACTGCACAAGTTGCCTACTCAGGCAAAGGTCAAAAAAAATCGCTGCTAACAATCAAATCCAGCTCTACTCACTTCCATCCAGTGCCAAGACAAGTCAGTATCAGCTTGTTGCCTCAGGCCAAGTACTTGAACAAGTTTGGGTTCTCTTTGTCTCTTTCCAAGTAGTCACGAGTGATAAGATCTTCAATCCTCTTTTTGATTGCTTTGAAATCAGGCTACACAGaaatcttttgttatttttcgaCACATACAAgagaaaattcaataattagAATAGACAAAGCTAACACATCTCTCCAACTAGAGCCTATAACTATTTTGAATATCATTTGAAGGCAGAGAAGAAACTTGACAAGGGAATAAGATGAAATATATTGGCAAGTTTGGGTTACAAAGATGACACCTCAACAAAAATTCCAGCACTCTGCATATCCTACTTTATATATCTATAGATACCTCTCTTAGTTTTGAGGTGGTCACACATTCCTCAAACTATAGGAAATATACAGAAGGTGAGAAAAAATTTCAGGTACTTCCTCCCGATACCTATGATAAAGGACAAGTGCTTGAATGGTTACTTATTTTGGACTGAATAAATCTCTTCATCTAAAATTTTGACCAAGACAGAGGAAGAAgttcaaaatacaacaaaaaagacAGCTGGACACAAAGGAGTCAATATCCTTCTGTTACCCCTGTGGTCAGCGGTCAGCATCACttctccaattttatttttattttgaatagtcAAGTACTAGGAGAAGCAAAACAAGCAATAACGATCTAAGATATTCTATCAGCAAAGCGATCCCCAGGACATTGATgacttacttttaaaaataaaaagatgtttcAAGTAACACGCAATTAGATAGcaagaaagaaaatgacatgTCTGGTATAGAAGCAACAACATTCCTCCATGTCAAATTGAATGTCGTGTTATTATGCAGACCAAAATTATGTCCACTTTCCTAGATGGAATACCTAAACGGAGGAAATCCAAATGGTGAATGTGGATACCTTAAACATGCGGCTCAATTGCTCAACACACTCCAACACGAGCTGCTGATGAGGAAGCACCTTCCGGCTCTTCATAATGCGCACAATACAAGCATCAATTGCATAACGTCTGTCCTTGTCAACGTCCTCAACCACTTTTTTCCTTTCATCAACCGGAGGCAAAGGGATCTGAACGATACAAGAAGATCATTGAGAAAAGAAGTCCACAATGCATACAACAAAGTAAGCATCACAGCAAAATACAAGTAGCTCTAAACAGTATCTATACCCTAATCCTCCTCATTCTGTCAGTGAACTTGGAGTTGAATTCAAAATGATCCGTTGACGAAACAGTTCTATTGCTAGGCTCTTTGGTCAGAATTTTATACTTAGCACATGACAGGGATTGAAGCAATCTGATCAAGTCATCATCAGCCAAATTTAACTGACTTTTGATATCTGAGTAACTCAATCTATCTGAAGCATTAAACAGTAATAGAGCAGCAGCCTGAAAATGAAATCATTAATCAGTAACCATATTTGGTGTCAGAAACAGTGATGCTGCAGCAGTACCATTTCACGAACTGATCACCTGGTAAGTTCCCACAATAAGTTCAATAGTTTTTGATTCAAACTTGCCATTGATATTGCATGTACCCAGTGAATAAATCCAGGTCAATTTCCTGTGTTTCGTTTTCGTCTgataaaattccttgaagacTTCTACACACTTCACCTGAGATACCAACAGAGGAGTAAACAcccataaaaaaatacaaaaaggaaAGATCAAACCAAGCAGCAGAAATTGAATCATTATATCAGATGAGAAGCAGATCTCACCATTTCCACAGGGAGACTCAGATCAGAAGATTTATAACTAGGCCAAAAGCCAGTTGTAAGAACTGTGACAGTCAAATCAATTCCGGGATTAGCTGCCGAGTTGTTACTGAGATATTCCTGAAAGTGACTCTGATTTTCCTTCGCCAGAGTCAAGTCCGTCACCTGTTTTGTTATTTCAAACAGTAAGTGTTGACAAGACAATTTGAACGGGAAAGATAAAATTAGCAGTACTATACACTCTCCTCACCATTCCCTCCATCTTTGACGTAAACTGTCCACCACACTGCTGCTTTAACTTTGTTAAGATAAGCCTTTCATGGTCATCATTGGCACTTTTATCAAAAAGCAGTCGCCGAGAAAGCTTCTTCCTATAAAATTATGAAGACGGATACATATTCAATGGTTAGAGATGTAACAAGAAACTAGTTACTGGatcaaaaaaaaacttgatgTAGCTTCCGACCTGTAGAACTCAGCAAAAAGGTCCTTGTCACTGATATACGCAAGAAGCTTCACCACctatatgaaatataaacaaTTATGAAGTCATCCTGAAAAATCGAGTGACCACCAGAAAGTGAAGCTGGATATAGGGTTAGTGCTACCTTATCTAATGTCTCCTCAATAGCATCATCACTGAGTTTCTCACTCCCGCCCTTCTTAAGGATATTATCACAATAAGAGGCAAGGAGTTCTGCACTAGAACAGCCAGCAACAATTTTGTTACAGAAGACCTCAAATGCCTCTTTCAAAGCCTACAAAAGTTCAGAAGTTAAGACATCAGAAATAAAAGCTCAAATTATTCAAGGTAAAAATGAATAACCACACAACTGTGAACACCTGGATATACCTTGTGAAAGAGAGAGTTATTTGCAAAACTGTCGGTCACATATGCCATATATTTGTCATGCAGCTCAATAACCTTCCTAACAAAGACCTAAGGAAACAGATCGAACACAATTGAGCCATCTCCTGAGCTATTACACTTAAAAATTCTACTTGACTAGAAATTCAGATAAGTGGATTTACCTGCTCCTGTGACCCACTGGAACTTTCAGCCTGTAGAATTACATAAATATCAGTACTTCAAAATGCACTGAAATCAGCTACTACCAAAAGGAAAAACAATCTCGCAGATCGTAAGAACAGCATGTGGATGCAATTTCACATATATCTTTGTATTTCTGATAATGCTATTTAATCTATTCAAAGTCTTGAACTCCCTTTTTTTCTAGATTACTTGATTGTTCTCGAAGATAGGTTGCTCTATGCATTCTCCCCTTAAACTTCCCTTGTTTTTTCCTACCCATACACCTAAACTTTTTCTCTACTAGTTCAAGAAGCATGgatattaaaataagaaaaaggggCCAAAAAACATATTGCCAAATGAAGCATGGCATGTTCAGTCAACAGACCTTGTTACTTGCTGAGTCTTCGGCCTGTTGCACCAATACCATGCCTTCAGCAGTGACATGCTGCAAAATATGTACCATAACAAAGTATTTAACCACCAAAAAAAAGAACTCAACAAAAACCCTGTAGTTGCACAACAATTAAATAGAAGACCATACCTGCTTAAACATATTTGCAACTGGTTCCAAACCTTTAGGGATCCTGTGGAATAGCCTGTACATTCGAGATAAATCCTCTACCTGACATGAAAAGGGGATGGATGAAAAGAAGGGGGGAAAacaagatactcacataagaagTCAAATACATATTGACTAGTAGACACCTAATATGCAAGGAATTAATACCTTATCATCTCTAAGCAAAGCTCGGCATCCAGAATGCTCCTTCTCAAGCAATTGATTGGTATATACAACCAATAATTCATTTTGCACTTTCTGCAGCACAAGTGTAGCctcaattgaaaaaataaatgcaacCAGAGGCACTTTGAACATAACTCATTTCAAAACTAAACAGACTTAATCAAGTAAAAACTTAGAAAGTAATGACCTGATAAAACCAACATGAGACAAAGTAATATGCGTCAATGTTTTTAGTTTctccaaataaaaataaaaacatcacTTTGTACATTTGGCTCAATGAAGAAAATGTGTTTCAAGCAAAAGAATAATGAAGAAGGAGATTCATTAATGATGCATAATCATGGAGAAACACCTCTAACTTAAAGTGGAAAGTTTTTGCAATTTTCAGTAGAATCTGCTCAAAAAGATGATCAGAATATGGACGAAAAGAAAGCACAGCATCTCACTGAAGCATAGTTGTAAATGCACAAGATGAATACTTTATTCCTCCTCCGAGTACAATGAACAAACTAAATTGAAAGGTTTGGAACGACTATTTTCTTTCATCTCGTAAGTATTCAGTTTATTCAAAGAAATCATCGAAGGAGAATGCAGTCAAGTACCCGACACCAATTAATGGGAACTCCAAGAATCCAACAGAATTAAACATTTAGAGAAGGGTTAAATAGTTACTGCACCATATCATAAATACAAAACAGTTTATTTTGAAGTTCTAAATAGCTTTTCATCAGTAGTTAAGATGCCGAGAAAATACTAATATATCAATTTTCAAGTGCCTCATTCCAATACTGACCTCCAGAAGTTTTGTCTCGCTGCTTGAGTGCAAATAATGAGAAACTCTATCCTTCTCTTTTTTCAAGCACTCTTCTGCCTGTTTTAGAAATAACAGGTATCAGTTACATTCTGGGATAAGTATATGACCAACTTATGCACTAAATAAAATTGCTGATAAGAATTAGGATCTTTACCTTCAACATATAATCTGGACAAGAATCTTCCACAATCCAGTTTGATGCTTTTCGAGAATAATAAGCTGATGTATCTTTAAGCATTGCATCTTCAAAGTCATTTTCATAGAACTCCATTTCCCCCATCCCAATTTCAACAAATATACCTAGCACGTTCTTTAATAAGGCTCTATCAATCTGTTCACCCTCACGTTCTTGATCAATCTGATAAAAAAGGATTATCACCGATTCTTATTCTTGGCGCATAGTATGATACAAAATTGGGTCAAATAAAGAAAGCATTAGACTTGCCAGCGCTATAACTGCATCTCTAGCTTTACTTTTCAACTCTTGATAAACCTATTATCAACAatcaaaaatgtaaaatatcatACACAACAACAGCATAAAGAGTATTTATTCCTATAGGTTGAATGATAACAGATATGCAAGATAATATAACATAGAAATGCTAATGACTAACCAAATCACGGAAGCACGTCAGACCAACTTCATTAAGTGCAGGGAGTGACCTTCGAGCAATAAAATACCGATCAAGATAATGGAAGAACCGTGAAAGCCACCTGACCATAAGTTTATGATTTGCCCATCTTTTCACGAGCTCCCTCAGCATGAACTCGTCGTGCTTCTCTCTCAAAGAAGATAGaacctaaaaaaaatacaaacacataTGGGAAACTTGAGCAATGAGGATGCTCTCACTACATGTGAGTTTGAGTTGGTTAATGAAGTATTAAGTTAGTACCACTAAATAAACCATCTCAATAACATAGACTATACATATGTTTAACAAATTCTGAATTTTGTGAAAATTGTCATGGGAACATTTAACCACTTAGTGGGTTACAAGTTGATAAAAATCAAGTGTGCCACTGATGTCATCAACAAACCTTCAACCCTGTGAGAAGCTAAGAGAAATTTCAAGCCAATGGTTCTTACTGTAGAATTGATGTACTCTTCAAAGGCTTCCTTGTATTTCTCATATAACTGCTGAGAGTAATCATGAGGGGGCTTCTGTGTACACATGTTATAGATAGTTCTATTCTTATTAAGGATAATACAAAAAGGAATGCCAACCAAAAAGAGGGGAAATGGAAAGGGTGAAAGCAAAAAACATAGTAatctagaaaaaaaagaatgttatggatacGTGTAGAGCATCATGTACTCTTCGGAGCTGAATGAATCTGGATGGCCTTCtaagattttctttaattttgtgattccCTTCTGCATGAAGTTCCATCCTTCCTCCAGCTCGATTGTCTTCATCTGGCTAGTCGTCATAAACACAAACTGCAAATGAGCAACATTAGCTTGAATTTGTAAAATCAAATCACACTCGGAGAAACAACCTATTGATCACATTCACATGAAACTACAATATGCGAGCAattgatttaagaaaaatcacaATGAATTCTTAGGCCCCAAAACCCAAAAGAAGCAGCATACACTCCTACCACCAATCAATCATAAACAGGATGGGATGAAAgcgggatatatatatatatattacagaaaaaaaaattaagcattaATTTACAATtcgatagggttagggtttggaTGGAATTAGAGATAGAGACGGAATGGATAAAAGGGCTCTGGAGATGAAAAAAAACACGAAAGAGAGAAACATAAACAAACGTACAGCAGTTTGGTTGCAGAAAACACGAGGAGATCGCGGAAGAGGAGCGAGCGAGCTAGGGCAGACGAGAAGAACTTGCAAAATATACtcttactattttttatttatttattttttaccaaagaaaaaaaaagagtttattGAGCCTATAAATAGAGACAATTCAGGCACAAATTGGCTATAAATCTCGGTCCATTTCTCCAGGTATTTGGGCTTCACGCCCACActtcattatattatattcttacttaatttttaaaaaattaaaaatttcatagaaTTTAAGAATTTCATATATTGTGTGTTGAATTTGAATACATCATATGttgatacattatttttattgatgcaAGACGTACTTGTAGAGAATGTAgtaaaataaattgtaaatttacACAAATTTTCtgttttagattttaaattttttgtaataattcttttaaactatttatttttaatttaactaattgtATTGACTAATTTTACTAACTTTATTAATATATCCTTTAAAGATTCTTCAAATGTTTCTAAAAAAGTTGTTTCATTTTCATAGTCTCCCAATACATTTTTAGTTGTCACGagattagaaaataataatattatgaattattcTTTGTTTGAAAGATCAGTCATCAAATTTAGTTGtcaataatattttgttattgaatGAAGATATAAGTTCATTGTGGaggatatatatatgattatgtacATTTAATTGGaagttttgttcatttttcacataaataGACATGATCATTAGTTGTATTTAGGAGCACGTTTAAGAAATTGCAATACGTACACATAGATTATTCATCTTTTAACTAATAGACTATGTTCACAAAAAGTGTCATTTGCAAGAAATTATTtctccatttatttatttattgtttttcagGCAATATAGACAACTTAGCaccaataataattttgaatcgACTTATATCAAAGAACGATGGTGCAATTATTGATTTTGCGAAAACTGAAGAAGCTGAcagttttttgtgttttttttttaaagagagTCGAATATATTTCTTTTGGATTTCTATacaaattctttataaaattaaattgaataaagaGCATGTTGGAAGAGTAAATTAGtcaaactataattatttaaattaataataataactcaaATCTGAATAGAGGTCTCTAAAACCGtttctaatttcaaatattttgcaTGATTGAATGAGtgcaaaaaaaatcataattcaaaataaataaattgttcaaagttaaacgaaattgttgaatttttaaatatattttattcattacgTGGTGAGGTTCGTAACTATTTTATAATTTCCTAGAGGTTAATCTGAGATTGACCAAAcgaataataatagaaaataacaTTTTACTTGGGGAAAACTAGTACATAAATACCACTAGTTTATGTCCTAATTAATAGTATTTCCGTTTGTTCAAATATTACTTTTTGTACCGAGATTTGTTGGTTTAATGTATGTATTTTTGCTCaacaaatatatgtatctaattAATTGACAAAGcgagaaatatttttaattcatttgaatTACATGTTTGTAACTAATTTCCTTAATTAAATGAGTAATTAACTACTCTAACAAATTTTGATAGTCTTAAGTATATCAActctatcaaaaaaaattctaaaatatagAATTCATCAAACTAgtatatttttatacttttcttctttttagtgATTCATAAAACTAGAATTAAAATTTCTCATATAATATTccaagaatataaaatttttcttttctagtTATTCAAATTTGAGCTCTGTTTGTATTTGATTATCGAAATTTTGAGGACTGATTATCCAATAGTTATTCTTTCtcagtaattttaattttagcttcttttttttatatttaattatcatGTTTTTAGTATATGAATTTAGAGCTCCAATTTTAGTAATGGTAAACATGATTATATTGTTAAGGCATTATGGTACATCAATTTAGATACAGTATTTGTTGATTATAAATCATTGGTATTCATTTGAAGATTACAagcaataattttatttttacagtCTTAACATAATTACATATCAATCAAAGTTGAAAAGCTAtagaaatttaatataaaattaaaaaaattttgaaataatgtaAATTTAAAACGAGATAACTTAAATGGCcttcataatataaataaaatttatccatAAAACCTAATTTTATATGCATGTGAATCGAACAAATTTTGAATAGTAAAAGAATGTTATAAAGCACGGTGCTATTTTACAAACAACTacaacattaattattattttaagatcAACTATTTTTAGTTATACATGTGATGGatcttttaaaacattttgatGAAGATGACCGGTAgctgattttttattttattttttaatt
Proteins encoded in this region:
- the LOC101247231 gene encoding cullin-1-like codes for the protein MTTSQMKTIELEEGWNFMQKGITKLKKILEGHPDSFSSEEYMMLYTTIYNMCTQKPPHDYSQQLYEKYKEAFEEYINSTVLSSLREKHDEFMLRELVKRWANHKLMVRWLSRFFHYLDRYFIARRSLPALNEVGLTCFRDLVYQELKSKARDAVIALIDQEREGEQIDRALLKNVLGIFVEIGMGEMEFYENDFEDAMLKDTSAYYSRKASNWIVEDSCPDYMLKAEECLKKEKDRVSHYLHSSSETKLLEKVQNELLVVYTNQLLEKEHSGCRALLRDDKVEDLSRMYRLFHRIPKGLEPVANMFKQHVTAEGMVLVQQAEDSASNKAESSSGSQEQVFVRKVIELHDKYMAYVTDSFANNSLFHKALKEAFEVFCNKIVAGCSSAELLASYCDNILKKGGSEKLSDDAIEETLDKVVKLLAYISDKDLFAEFYRKKLSRRLLFDKSANDDHERLILTKLKQQCGGQFTSKMEGMVTDLTLAKENQSHFQEYLSNNSAANPGIDLTVTVLTTGFWPSYKSSDLSLPVEMVKCVEVFKEFYQTKTKHRKLTWIYSLGTCNINGKFESKTIELIVGTYQAAALLLFNASDRLSYSDIKSQLNLADDDLIRLLQSLSCAKYKILTKEPSNRTVSSTDHFEFNSKFTDRMRRIRIPLPPVDERKKVVEDVDKDRRYAIDACIVRIMKSRKVLPHQQLVLECVEQLSRMFKPDFKAIKKRIEDLITRDYLERDKENPNLFKYLA
- the LOC101247534 gene encoding E3 ubiquitin-protein ligase MIEL1; protein product: MDEDGENFVVDQPPPPEEELDRQDVGKLLYGCDHYRRRCKLRAPCCNEIFTCRHCHNEAKNALTNPKERHELVRHNVKQVVCAVCDTEQQVAEICSECGVKFGEYYCEICRFYDDNRTKGQFHCDDCGICRVGGRENFFHCKKCGSCYSVELRDNHLCVENSMKNHCPICYEFLFDSVKGTTIMKCGHTMHMECHTEMIHQNQYRCPICSKSVLNMSGTWQRLDMEIEATAMPEEYRYEVPILCNDCNSTGKAFFHILGHKCKHCNSYNTRMIGTGEDPR